From the Perognathus longimembris pacificus isolate PPM17 chromosome 9, ASM2315922v1, whole genome shotgun sequence genome, one window contains:
- the Bves gene encoding blood vessel epicardial substance → MNYTESSLLAESTVIGFTSEIESITPVPSNETTCENWREIHHLVFHVANICFAVGLVIPTTLHLHMILLRGMLTIGCALYIVWATLYRCALDIVIWNSVFLGINILHLSYLLYKKRPVKIERELGGIYRRLFEPLRVPPELFRRLTGQFCMIQTLKKGQTYAAEDKTSVDDRLSILLKGRMKVSYRGHFLHNIYPCAFIDSPEFRSTQMHKGEKFQVTIVADDNCRYLCWSRERLTYFLESEPFLYEIFRYLIGKDITNKLYSLNDPTLNEKKAKKLEHQLSLCAQISMLEMRNSMASSSDGEDGLQQFLRGSSSVSSLPLSSPHQRASAKMKPIEEGVEDDDEVFEPVSLNTLQVQQLP, encoded by the exons ATGAATTATACAGAGTCTAGCCTGCTGGCAGAATCAACTGTGATAGGCTTTACATCTGAAATAGAAAGCATCACCCCTGTGCCTTCCAATGAGACAACATGTGAAAACTGGAGAGAAATACATCATCTAGTTTTTCATGTAGCCAATATTTGCTTTGCAGTTGGTTTGGTTATCCCAACTACTCTTCACCTTCATATGATACTTCTTAGAGGAATGTTAACCATAG GATGTGCACTTTACATCGTCTGGGCCACTCTCTACCGATGTGCCTTGGATATAGTGATCTGGaactcggtgttcttggggatcAACATTTTGCATCTTTCTTATCTTCTGTACAAGAAAAGACCG GTCAAGATCGAAAGGGAACTCGGTGGCATCTATCGGCGATTGTTTGAACCACTCCGGGTGCCTCCAGAGTTGTTCAGAAGATTAACTGGACAGTTTTGTATGATCCAAACCTTGAAAAAGGGCCAGACGTATGCTGCAGAGGATAAAACCTCAGTTGATGACCGTCTGAGTATCCTGCTGAAGGGAAG AATGAAGGTCTCCTATCGAGGACATTTTCTGCATAACATTTACCCCTGTGCCTTTATTGATTCTCCTGAGTTTAGATCAACCCAGATGCACAAAGGTGAAAAATTCCAG GTCACCATTGTCGCAGATGATAACTGCAGATATTTATGCTGGTCAAGAGAAAGATTAACTTACTTTCTGGAATCAGAGCCTTTCCTGTATGAAATATTTAGGTATCTTATAGGAAAAGACATTACAAATAAACTCTACTCATTGAATGATCCCACTTTGAATGAAAAG AAGGCGAAGAAGTTGGAGCACCAGCTCAGCCTGTGCGCACAGATCTCCATGCTGGAGATGAGGAACAGTATGGCCAGCTCCAGCGATGGTGAAGATGGCCTGCAGCAGTTTCTGCGGGGTTCCTCCAGCGTGTCCTCTCTCC CCTTGTCCTCCCCACATCAGCGAGCCTCTGCCAAGATGAAGCCCATTGAGGAAGGGGTGGAAGATGATGATGAGGTCTTTGAACCAGTTTCTCTAAATACACTTCAAGTCCAGCAGTTGCCTTGA